In Mercenaria mercenaria strain notata chromosome 15, MADL_Memer_1, whole genome shotgun sequence, a single genomic region encodes these proteins:
- the LOC123553071 gene encoding uncharacterized protein LOC123553071 isoform X2 yields MKWYKRGYKRGIFHISDIPTCSSYNGLCHLMYNITDGDTYQVLNSHQQICSCPGRPCDTNWTDTGRSITKVFKYAGQEVEIKMSYCTMDLPDIVCRQNDVALTTRGRGPFTFEIARDFSCRCYRQMYTHKSWRLDDYNYFEYSCGKPRCGMNRTPSTECMKITYKSPNNFEHEYLCRCRRYEECIGGPLPTASNPVTRRTCQRLSNAELSRRRVIRRHYRHLRQQ; encoded by the exons ATGAAATGGTATAAACGTGGATATAAGCGCGGGATATTTCACATAtcg GATATTCCGACATGTTCGTCATACAACGGCCTATGTCATTTAATGTATAACATCACGGACGGTGACACCTATCAGGTTCTTAACAGTCATCAGCAGATCTGCAGCTGCCCGGGCAGGCCCTGTGATACCAACTGGACAGACACCGGCCGGTCTATCACAAAAGTGTTCAAATATGCAG gCCAGGAAGTTGAAATTAAGATGAGTTATTGTACAATGGATCTGCCCGACATTGTATGTCGGCAAAACGACGTTGCACTCACCACCCGAGGACGGGGACCATTTACGTTTGAAATCGCCCGCGATTTCAG TTGTCGCTGCTACAGACAGATGTACACACACAAATCTTGGCGACTGGATGACTACAATTATTTTGAATACAGTTGCGGCAAG CCTCGATGCGGAATGAACCGGACGCCGTCGACTGAGTGTATGAAAATTACTTATAAATCACCTAACAACTTTGAACATGAATACCTGTGCCGCTGCCGACGGTACGAGGAATGTATTGGAGGTCCGCTGCCGACGGCCTCTAATCCTGTAACGAGGCGGACATGTCAGCGATTATCTAACGCAGAACTTAGCCGACGTCGAGTTATTCGCCGTCATTACCGACATTTACGGCAACAGTGA
- the LOC123553071 gene encoding uncharacterized protein LOC123553071 isoform X1, which produces MEVVKMLNFELTFVIILCFSMEFGSYAGSILLPPLPDGRDIPTCSSYNGLCHLMYNITDGDTYQVLNSHQQICSCPGRPCDTNWTDTGRSITKVFKYAGQEVEIKMSYCTMDLPDIVCRQNDVALTTRGRGPFTFEIARDFSCRCYRQMYTHKSWRLDDYNYFEYSCGKPRCGMNRTPSTECMKITYKSPNNFEHEYLCRCRRYEECIGGPLPTASNPVTRRTCQRLSNAELSRRRVIRRHYRHLRQQ; this is translated from the exons atggaAGTTGTCAAGATGTTAAACTTCGAATTAACGTTTgtgattattttatgtttttcaatggaGTTCGGATCCTATGCGGGAAGCATTCTTTTACCGCCACTTCCCGACGGACGg GATATTCCGACATGTTCGTCATACAACGGCCTATGTCATTTAATGTATAACATCACGGACGGTGACACCTATCAGGTTCTTAACAGTCATCAGCAGATCTGCAGCTGCCCGGGCAGGCCCTGTGATACCAACTGGACAGACACCGGCCGGTCTATCACAAAAGTGTTCAAATATGCAG gCCAGGAAGTTGAAATTAAGATGAGTTATTGTACAATGGATCTGCCCGACATTGTATGTCGGCAAAACGACGTTGCACTCACCACCCGAGGACGGGGACCATTTACGTTTGAAATCGCCCGCGATTTCAG TTGTCGCTGCTACAGACAGATGTACACACACAAATCTTGGCGACTGGATGACTACAATTATTTTGAATACAGTTGCGGCAAG CCTCGATGCGGAATGAACCGGACGCCGTCGACTGAGTGTATGAAAATTACTTATAAATCACCTAACAACTTTGAACATGAATACCTGTGCCGCTGCCGACGGTACGAGGAATGTATTGGAGGTCCGCTGCCGACGGCCTCTAATCCTGTAACGAGGCGGACATGTCAGCGATTATCTAACGCAGAACTTAGCCGACGTCGAGTTATTCGCCGTCATTACCGACATTTACGGCAACAGTGA
- the LOC123553063 gene encoding uncharacterized protein LOC123553063: MRRSLFISVALGFCFVFAKNGSIILSPETENKGPPICTSSSSLCGLNYRYVTDDDIPVEILYSENEICQCPDNRTCAIRYDWDHMTNSVVQRLLTGGGHQLLVKISYCQLPKKRRRPCGFNKPVLVSRGRGMFKFDLVGEMLCICKNRPLVPRSGWIEGEYDYVEYGCGQPKCSALKTKVCSDVTLVGEELRSRYFCRCKKFEICNGELPYENGQTLQHTCQLM, translated from the exons ATGCGTCGATCGCTGTTTATTTCAGTCGCTTTAggattttgttttgtgtttgctAAAAATGGATCCATTATTCTCTCGCCAGAAACCGAGAATAAG GGTCCACCAATATGTACATCCTCGAGCAGTCTTTGTGGACTAAACTACCGATACGTCACGGATGACGATATTCCAGTAGAAATTTTATACAGTGAAAACGAGATATGCCAGTGTCCAGACAACAGAACTTGCGCTATCCGATACGACTGGGACCACATGACAAACTCGGTGGTGCAAAGGCTTTTGACGGGTG GTGGACATCAACTTCTTGTGAAGATAAGTTACTGTCAACTGCCGAAAAAGCGAAGAAGACCTTGTGGGTTTAATAAACCAGTCCTAGTCAGTAGAGGGCGCGGGATGTTCAAATTTGATCTTGTGGGCGAAATGCTGTGCATATGCAAGAACCGGCCTCTTGTTCCAAGGTCGGGCTGGATTGAAGGAGAATACGATTATGTAGAATACGGATGTGGGCAG CCCAAGTGTTCTGCCTTGAAGACGAAAGTTTGTTCTGATGTAACACTCGTTGGTGAGGAACTTAGAAGTCGATACTTCTGTCGATGTAAGAAGTTTGAAATATGCAATGGGGAGTTGCCATATGAAAATGGTCAGACTTTACAACACACATGTCAGCTGATGTAA